The Polyangium aurulentum genomic interval CCTGAACGCTCGAATGCCCGAGCCAGACGCTGACCTGCTTCAGCGACGCGCCGTTCGCGTGTACGGCGCTCGCCCATGCGCGACGGAGATCGTGGATGGAGAACTGCGGCAACCCTGCTGCCTTGCGTATCCGCTGGATCTCGTTCCACACGGCCTTGTCGTCGAGCGCCACGGTGTCGCGGGTCCTCACGAAGGCGAACGCCGCGTCGGCCGTGTCCTTGGAAATCGGGACGTCGCGATACCTGTAACCCTTGCTCGTCCAGTTCTTCTTCGGCGTGATCGTCAGGAGCCCACGCTCCCGGTCGATGTCGCTGGCTTCGTAATGCCGCGCCTCGTCGATCCGGACTGCGCTCCCGGCCGTCAGCCAGAAGAGCGCCGCGTACCCAGGCTTCGACATGGCGTCGGCCTTCGCCAAGAACACGTCGACCTGCTTCGGCGACAGCGCCAAGGCATTCGGCTTCGGCCGCGCTTCGCGGAGCTTGAGCTCCTCGAAGTCCTCGTGCTTGAACGGGTTCTGCGCGATGAGCCCCTCGCGTTTCGCGAACACGAACATCCGCCGTACAGGGGTAAGGTCGCGGTTCACCGTCGCGGCCGAGACGATGGCCGACCGCTCGCGGACGTAGGCGGACATCACCTTGAACGTCACCTGATCCGCGCGACGAATGTTCTTCGCCTCCATCGCCTCGACGAAGAACGCGACCCGGTGGGCGTACGAGTTGGCCGTCTTCTTCGTGTGCCTCGGCGACCGGCAGTGCTCGGCGTAGAGCAGCGCGAGCTCGCTCAGGAGCGGCGGGTCAGGCGCCGGAGCTCGCGCTTCAGCTCCTCCGCGTTCTGCGGCAGCTTCTTCTGACGCGCGCTGGGCGGCGAGTTCGGCGAGCTTGCGCTGGGCCTCGACACGGTCGGCCGTGCCGAGGGAGACCTCGCGGCCATGGAGCCAGCCGGTCCAGAACTTGTTCTTGCCGCGCCGGCGGAGGAGATGGGGCTGGCCGAGGATATACTTTCTCTTCGGCATTGATCAGCTCGTTCTGAGGTCCCGGTTCGGGAAGCCTCGAGCAGGCGCGTCACGCTAGCGGCGTCGACGCGAATCTGTCGATTGATCCGGTAGGCGACGAGCTTGCCGGCCTTGATCAGGCGGCGCACTGTCCGCGTGGACACGCCGAACGTGTCAGCCACCGCAGCTACCGAGAGCAGGCTGGGGCGGCCCGTCGCTCGGGACGAAGCCTCTCCATCATTGCTGTTATCCCGCACAACGACCTGCGTTTGCCCGTTCGAGGCTACGAACACCATGAACTTACAACCGGGTGGAATTCATGCCGTCTCTCGCCATTGACTTCGCCGTGCTCGGGGGCTCGTGAACTCGTCCTCGCGCCTCGCTTTGTTCTTACGTTGTTGATGGACCACGGCGTAGGCGCAACACCAACGCGGGTCTTGTGACGATTTTGGTGGACGCGCCGGAAGTCCGGCGTCTGGGACATCCCCAGCACCAGACAGACAGCCAGCAAGCGCCCCTTTCCGTTGTTATTGAGAGGACACTTACCTCTTCAGCCTCATCTGTTGTACAGGGAATGGCACTTACGTCGGCTGGAAGAAGACACTCGCCCCCGTCGACAGTTGTACCTGCGAGGGCATGTCAAGCGACAGTAACTTCTGACCCCCTTACGACAGTAAAACTGACCCCCTGGCGTGGCCTCTTCAGGTCTCACTTTGCGGGAGAGACGCTCCCGCCGAGCAGTCCGGCCTTCTTTTTCTGCTTCAGCCTATAACTCTCTCCTGAGATCATCAGCGTGTGGCTGTGGTGGAGGAGCCGGTCGAGGATCGCGGCAGCGATCACCTCGTCGCCGAAGACCGTCCCCCACTGCGTCACCACCTGGTTCGTCGTGATCATCGTGCTGCTTTTTTCGTACCTCCTGGCTACGAGCTGAAAGAACAGATGCGCGCTCCTGCGCTCGAAAGGCAAGTAGCCGAGCTCGTCCACGATGAGCAGTTTCGGCTTCGTGTAGAATAACAATCGCTCGGCGAGCTGTCCCTCGGTCTCGGCTCTCGACAGCGTCGCGAGCAGCGCCGTCGCGCTCGTGAACAGCACCGAGTGCCCTGCCTCCACAACGGCCCTGCCCAGCGCGATCGCCAGGTGCGTCTTGCCGACCCCCGGAGGTCCGAAGACGAGCACGTTTTCCGCCTGCGCAATGAAGCGACCCGTGGCCAGCTCCCGCACCAGCTTGTGGTCCACCGAGGGCTGGAACTTGAAGTCGAAGTCCTCCAGCGTCTTCACCGCAGGGAAGTGCGCGATCTGGATCCCCATCGCGATGCGCTTGCGCTGCTTCGAGTCCGCCTCCTGGCGCAGCAGATTGTCGAGGAAGTCGAGATACGTCGGCTCGGTGCGCGCGGCTTCGGCCAGGAGCGCATCCAGCCGCTCGGCGACGTAACCCAGGCGCAGCCGCATCAGGCTCTCGACCACGCGGGCGTGCACGAGATCGACGCTCACGAGGTCGCCTCCTCGAGCACGGCTGCGTAATCGGAAAGCCGCCGGCCCATGGCCTCCAGCGGGCTCGGGGGCGACGCGGAGGCCACTGGCGCGGACTGCGTGCGCCATAGGCCCGCGTAGTGGGCCTTGTCGATGATGCGCGCATACGGCTCGAACGACCGCTCGTGCCGCGCGACGAGCTCGGCACCGCGATAGATGCGCACCTCGTGCTCGCCGAGGGCGACCTCGACGGTCTCGCGCACGAGCCGATGCGGGACGCTGTAGCGGATGGTATCGACGTCGACGAGCGCATCATTGGCGACGCGGCGCCGCAGGCGTTGCTCGCGCACGGGCATGGGGCGCGCGGGCAGCGGGCGCAGGGCTTGCCGCTCGTCGCGCTCGAAGCGCACGATGGGCGGCTCGTGCGTGGTGCCGTGGATGCGCCTGTCGGCCTCGACCATCCAGGCCGCGAGGTGCGCCTCGAGGTCTGCAAACGAGGCGAACTCGCGCTCGGCCAGACCATTGCGCTTGACGTACTTGACGCCGGACTCGGTCTTGCCCTTGGTGCGCGCGCGGTAGGGCTGGCAGGCGCGCGGCGTGACGCCCCAATCGCGGCAGAAGGCCACGTAGGCCGGGTGGAACGTCACCGTGCCCGTCTCGCGGTCGCGGCTCACGACCAGGGCGCGGGCATTGTCGCCGAGCATCGTGCGCGGCACGCCGCCGAAGTGGCGGAAAGCTGCGGCGATCCCCTCGCGCCAATCGTCCTGACGCTCGCCTAAAAATGCCTTGACGAATAGCCGTCGAGAATGGCATAGCACCGCCACGAGCAAGTGGACTCGCGTGGGCGTACCGCCGATGCGGACCACTTTTTGACCAAAGTCGATCTGCATCTGCTGGCCAGGGTCCGTCTCGAAGCGCACGCTGGCCGCATCCGCTGCGAACCGCTCATGTCGCTGGTCGGCAACGACGCGCTGGACCGTGCGCACGCTGGCCTCGACGCCGCGCTGCCGTAGCTCTCGCGCGACGACGACGGCGTTGCCGCCGGCCAGGCCCGCATAGAGTTGTCGGGCCTCGGCGCGGTCGTCGTCGTCGAGGCAGCGGCGGCCCGGACGAACCTGCACCTCGGCCTCGGGGCCGCCCCGCAGGTAGCGTTTTACCGTGTTGCGGGCCACCTCCAGCTCACGCGCGATCCGCTTGGCGCCCCAGCCGCGGGCGGCCAGATCGCGGATCTGCCGGATGATCTCCGGCTCCACCATGTCCTGCACCTCCGCTACCGGAGGTGTGTTGTCCCAGCGTTTGTCCATCAGCCCCGTCTCCTCCTCGGCCAAGCCAGGGGGGTCAGTTTTACTGTCGCCGGGGGGTCAGTTTTACTGTCGCTCTACAGGGCACTTACCTCTCCGTCAATCGCCCTTCCTCCCTGACCTGCGGCTTGCTGTTCTACCCAGGGTAGAAGCTCCGTCGCGCACTGGCCGTAGGAGCGCGAGCAACAGCGATTTAGAGCCCTGTAGACCCTCGGTATCTATATGACCGCACCGGGGGTAGAGGAGCCGGCGCTCCTCTGGGGGGTTCCAAGAATGTCCAAACCAGCGTGTTCGGAACTCAACCTGTCGAGGAAGGAAGTGCGTCGACGCAAGTTGCCGCTCTTAGCGGTGAGGCATCCCTCGCTTCTTACAACGAGCAGGCTTTCGCACAGTTGCCTTGTTTTGAAGGACTTCGCGCACGCCCAGCATCATGGCGAACCATATAAATAAAATGGGTACTATCCTGGGGCGGTCTATCAACGGCCCCAGACTACCTCCACGAGCACCACAACACCCCACCACAACAAGCTTTACCCACAACAACACGACCTTGAACACATCAGAACCAACACTCCTCGAACACCGCACCAACCAGCGCCCCCCAACCCCAACCCCATCCGCGCAACTTTAGAGACTTTAAATAGTTCGCCAGGGTGTAGGATCTACGCAGGGTCCTTCAAAAATAGGGCTTTCACGCATCACGCGTCGGTGGACAAAAGAGCCGAGGCCCTGGCATGGGAGGCCAGGCGATGTCGGTCAGCCTGTACATCCGCGACCGCTTCCCTGGCTCGGGGCTGCCCGTCTGCCAGAGCCATACGCCTTCTCCCACGACCATTTGCCGCATCAGGCGCGCATCGTTCTTCCCGACGATGCGCCCGAACTCCCGGGACGAGACCGTCCGCTCCCTGCGCCCGAGTTCAAAGAACCGACGGGCGATGAAGAAGGCCGTTCGCAAGATGTCCTCCAGCTCGAACTGGGAGTTCCAGCTCCGACGCCCCGTGCCCGCATGGTCGTGGGAGCCCACGCGCGCTCGGGAGACGCCCCAGTAAGTGGTGCCGATGCACTGCTCGATGCGCTTCCAGAATACTTCAGGCACGCCGCGCAGCTTCTTGTAGACGTTCTCGATGATCGTGACGGTCTGATGCTCGACGAGAGCGGGATCGAGCTCCCAGTCTTCGCTCACGTGAGCGCGATTGTGCAGCCAGTGCAGCATGAGACTCCGAACATCCTCCGGCGGCACGAGATCAGCCAGTCGTTCTACAAGTACACGTGTCCAGCGGTGCCGCGTGCCATACGCCGGGATGCCACAGGCCGCGATGATCTGCAGCGGAGCTGGAAGCTTCGTGATGACCTTCTGCCAGGGATCCGTGTTCTCGAGCGGCAGCCGCGATAGCCCACGCACTTCTTCCGCGAGAATGCTATCGAGGAGCATTCGCCGCGTCACCAGCGGGGAGTGCCCACCCAGGTGCAACATCTCATCGACGTACTTGCGCGCCTTGTCGAAATCGTCATGCCCAGCGTGCTGGATGAACGCGATGAGGTCGTCGAGTTGTTCATGAAGCGCCTTCTGCGAACCGAGTAAAAACGAGCCCTGCCCGAAGGGCAAGCGGACTGGCTGATCGGGCACCTCGACAATCTCGGTCCGGAGAGGGCGTCCCCGAGCCCCGGCGTTGTACCAGCGAAGCTTCTGCAGCGTGACGAACGCGCGAAGCACCAGCGCGCCATCCGCGTACGAGACGCCCGGAGGCAGCCGCACGTAGAGATGAACGCCCTTCGATGGTGAACTCTGGAGGGCGAGGCTCTTCGGAAGAAGCTTCTGGAGAGTCTTGAGCGTCTTCGGGAAGACGGCCTCCTGGACGGCGTTGTGGCGATCGACATCGATGACGACGAAGGGCCACGCCCCCTTCGGATGAAAGGGGGCGACGTAGTATTTCCCGGCGAGATGCGCTCGGACGTGGTTGGCGCCGAGACGCCCGCGCTTCGATCGCTTCCATGAGGCACCTGCCTCGAGCACGCCATGCCCGGTGTGATCGCCGAGTACGTGCAGTAGATCTTCAACCTTCGCGCGAAGCCGCGTCCGATTTTCTCTCCGCATTGGGGTCACTTTCCTCCCGAGGAGGCGCGCAATTTGCTGAATACCATTTCGAGCGCATGACGATCCTCGATGGTGACGACCTTGGCTGGCATTACCGCGCCAGCGGGCCCCCAGGTGGACCCTGCCACGTCGACGAGCCCGGCCTCGATCGCCAGCCCCTGCGCCCGTTCACCGCAGAGGACGATCACCTTCGGACTTGCCCTGCTTGCCGCATGCTGCACGAAGCGTTGCGCGCAGGCTGCGACCTCGTCCGCGGTGAGGCGCGTGTCCAGGCCGCAGGCCGCAAGATGGTCCGGAATGCACGTCTCTTCCGAAAGGCCGAGTGCACCTCGCAGCGCTTCTACGACCGCGAGAAGATCGGGCTCTGGCGTCTGTGCTGCCTGCACCGCGCGCGTTGCCAGTGAGCCGAAAACGACAACTTCCACGTCTTCCGGCCAGACGGGCGCGTAGACGGCCAGCCGCCTCTGGTGGCGCTCGCAACGGACACAGTCCTTCCAGCGGTCGGAGAGGGTTACAAGAGATCGGCCCATCGATAGCCTCGGTGGATCTTGACGTATAGCGGTACAGGTCGAGGAAGAAGTGACGGCGGCCACGTCGCCGCGGACTTCATCGTCCCCTCCAGGAGCTGGGCCACGTGATTCGCGCACTGCAGCCGGCTGGCGACGATGATCTCGTCGTGGGCCTGGTGGACGATGAACGCATCCATGCGTGCCAGTTGGCGATCGAGTTCTCGGAGAACACGACGCAAGATGTCTGCGCCAAGGCCCTGGATGAGCGTGTTGAACGCAGCGCGTTTGGTCGGCGCCCATCTGCGCCAGCCCCCTCGCGTCTTGACGTACTTGTTCTTCGCGTAGGCACCGATTTCTGCATGGCGGTAGGCGAGAGCGCTGGCGACCGTAGCCTCGACGCGCTGGTACAATTCGGTAGAGTTTTGGTGCGTGAATGTGGCTTGCCGGCAGCAGAAGCCCCTCAGGCTCTGCCCGTAGATGATCGCGTACACGCCGACCTTCGCAGCGTCCCTCGAGACCGAGCCTGGAGCGGCGCCCGAGAGCCGATTCGCCATCTCCGCGTGCATGTCGGCGGCGTTTGCCGCCGCAAGAAGGACTGGATCGCCCGAGAGCGCCGCGAGCAAGCGCGCCTCGAACGCATCGTAGTCACAACCGATGAGGATGTAGTCCGGCGGGGCACAAAGGGCAGAGCGAAGAAGCTTCCCCTCGATCGACTTCTTCGGCAGGTTGTGGAGTGGCGCGTTGTGAAAGCCCCATCGACCCGTGGCCGTCGGCGCCAGCACGCCCCGGAGACGCCCTCCAGCTTGTTGCAACAGCGACTGCCAGTAGAACGCCGAAGTCGCGATGCTCCGCGCCCGATCCAGCGCGACCGCCTCCGGAGCGCCACCAAATACATACCGATTGAACTTGTCCTCAGCAGAGAGATCGGCAGACCAGACGTCGTCGTCGAGCCGGCCGTGCGCCCTCTTCAGCAAGAGGACGAGCTCCTCGAATTCAGCACGGTATGGATCCAGATCGGAGAAGAGCGGCATGAAGATCTGCTGCAAGGATTCGAGCTGCCGCTGGAGATCTCGGCGGACATCATCCCAGCTCGAGTAACCAGATGGGATGTGGACCCACGCTCCTTGACGCTCGAGCTTCGCGAGCACGGGCAAGGTCGGGCCGATGTCGTGCTCGAGGAGGTCATCCAGCCCCTCTTGTCGAAGAGCACCGGACAAGTCCCGATCGAGGAGCGGCAGGATCTCGATGAGGTCGTTCCAGTCCGGAGCTGCATTCGGAAACGGTAGGTCCCGCTGGGCGTCCTCCAGCCAGCGTCTGGCCGCGGCCGAGAGCGACAACGCGGCCGCGCAGCGATCGGTGATCGACAGTGGCATGTCGGGATTCAGCGCAAAGGTGACGTAGGCCGGGTCGACGGCTGCGAAAGGCAGCACGAGCCCGTGATCGGCCATGCCTCCGAGCACATCCAGCGCGTGGGGGATGAACCAGCGGCCCGGGTCATCCTGCACGGCGCTCTTCAACAAGGACAACGAGGGCCCGTGCCCGGCGACGGCTCGATGTTGTAGCCCGTGCTGGACGCTGACACGCTTGAAGGCAATCGTGCTGCTCGAACGATCCACCTCGGCCAGCACATAGGTGGTGCCTGGCGTTCCTACTGCGCTTGCCCGAGGTGAGGGTGCATCGAGCCAGAGTCGCAGCCCTGCGCGAGCCGCCAGATCTGTCAGCCCTTCTCCCCGTAGCCGGCGTGCCTCGACGTCGATGTTGTTCTTGTTGTTGATCAGCGCCTTCTTCACCCGCGGCGGGATCTCGGCGTGTTCGAATGGCGTGCCGGACACGGCCGCGAGGCAAAGCCCTTCGAGGTAGTTCCGCGCCTCCTTGACGATGGGGCGACTACCCGGCTCGGTGCCGACAATCGCGTGGAGGAACGGGAGTCGGTAAGGGTCTCCGAGATGCTCGGCGACCGCAGAATGCGTCCAGATCTGCCCCGTGGCGATGTCGAGCAGCGCGTGCGCCCTGCCGTCGTGGAGCAACCACAGCTCGTACGGCCTACTTTCGAGGCCCGCCGAAACAACGCCGACCCGGTCTCCAGGAGTCGCAACAACCGCAAGCAGCGCGGGAAGCGGTTCGCTCGACCGAAGAACGGCCGCAGCGCCGAACATGGCCACGAGCCTGGCCTCTATAGCGTCGAGGATGGAATGATCGAGGGCTGGATGGGGCACTGCCCTGCCGGCGACAATCCACGCAAGTCGGCGGTGTGTCCGTTGCCCGGCCTCGAGCAGCGTCGGCCAGATGTCCGCGCTCGGATCCTCATCGTACGCCCAGCGGATCAGCGCCCCTACGTCCACGACGAGCACGTCGGGCAGACTGCCTGGTCCACGGGCGAGAAGACGCTGAACTTCAGGGATGGGCATGCCGGTCGAGGTGGCCGATGAATTCCGAGCGACCCCGAGGGCGTACGTATGCTAGGATTCCCTCCGCTCGCGCTCCCGAGAAGAGCGTACGAGCCGCCCGCCCCGGTCGGTGGCCGCCGACGCGGGGCGGTTCTTTTGTAGCGAGCCTGGAGTGGCGACGCCAGCAGGGCGCGCGCGTTTGTCCGAGCCTCTCCTCGGCAGGTGAGCTTCTGCAAGGCTTCACTCCTTCCGCTGCCCTGAAGGCCTCGCAGCACGCGTCTCGGAAAGCAGCGCTAAAGAGAACGGCAAAGCCCGTTCTCCGCGGCATCACGCCGCGCGCCGAACCCGCCGGGAGGGCCGGTCCTTGGTGATGGAGGTGGGTGCCTGCGACTTAATCGGACGGCCCCTCGTCTTCTTCACCTGAACGCCGCTCTCCGGCGCCTCCTCCTCGCCCGCCGCCGAACGCTTCCACTGCCGGCGATAGACGCAGTCCAGCATCCCGGCGTGCTCGGCCAGGCTCTCGCCGAGTTCCTTGATCCGCCTGCACACCATGAACCTGGATGTGCCGAGCTTCTCCGCGCTCTCGTCGAGGTCGTACCCGGCGGCGCGCAGTTCGACGAGCTCTCGGTCCCGCGGGGAGAGCGTCTCGAGCCACTCGTTCAAGCTGATGGCGGAGATGATCCGCTTCGTCGGGTTCGCGGTATCCAGCTCCGCGAAGCCGAGATGGACGGGCGCTTCTTCGACGTCATCGGCGACATCGCCGAAGTGCAGAACCTCGACCTGCCCCTCCATGTAGTTGCGCGGGTCGAGCACGTCCTTCTTCCGCTTGTAGCCCTCGCAGTGGACGAAGTAGCGGCTCGGGTCCGTGGCGCGCTGGCGGCATGCGTGCACCAGGATCGCGTCGTCGAGCAGTTCGCCGCGCTCGGCGTAACGCGCGTACATCTCCCAGACCTGGCAGATGGCGTCCTGGAGTCGGTCTTCGCGCACCTCATCCGGCAGGAATCGGGCGACGGGGTTGAAGATGCCGCCTCGGATCTTCTTCTCGAACTCCTGGCGAATGTTCTTTGGAATCGTGGTCGTCACGGGGTCCTCCATGGAGCGCGCACACGGAGGCCCTTGCCCCGTGACGCGCAGAACGCGCGCCACGCGGGCGCGGAGACGGTTCAACGATCGAGGGGTTTCTTCCCCTGTACTCTTATGCCTGCGTCTTGCTGGGTTTTGCCTGTCCGGGCGAGCCGTCTCGCGCTCGTTCTCCGCTGGCCATGTTCGCGGACGAACCCGTTCGCTCTGCGATCCTCACTCGACGCCGGCCGGGCGCAGGGGCATGACGTGGCCCAAGGAGGCCCAGATGTTCCGTCGCCGCATCGTCGCCGCGTTCACGTTCGCCCTTCTTCTACCGGCCTTCTCCGTCTTGCCCTCGTGCAGCGATGCATCCTGCGCGGACGGGGGCGAGGGATGCCCGTGCAAGGACCCCAAGCAGTGCGGCAAGCTGGACATCTGCAAGGGTTGGTACTGCGACGGGACGTGCCACCTGACGGATGCCCCGCTGCGATGGCCCTGTCCGGGCGGAGTGTGCGACGGCGCCGGTCAATGCCTCGGGTGCGTGGAGGACGCGGACTGCGGACCGGGGCACACCTGCGAGGCCGGTAACGTGTGCACGCGGTGTGACGATGGGATCCTGAACGGAAACGAGACCAGCGTCGACTGCGGCGGAGCATGCCCGCTGTGCCCGGGGACGTGCAACGTGAACGCCGACTGCCCCGGCGGCTATTGCTGGGAGGGGCTATGCGTCCGGTGCGATGACGGGATCCAGAATGGGGACGAGGTCGCGGTCGACTGCGGGACGCTCTTCGGTCATTGCCCCGTCTGCACCGGCTACAACTGCATCGACGACGCGCAGTGCGTGAGCGGCATCTGTTCCGCGGATGGCACTTGCTGCAAAGTCCCCTGCGACGGATGCAATGCATGCGACGTTGCCGGCGATTGCTACCCCTCCTTCGGTTCCGTCCCATGGGCTGGGTGTTCCGAAGGCCAAGCGTGCGGCTTTGGTGGGGGCTGTGGTTGGCTTCCTGGCCACGCCTGCACGAAGGACGAGGAATGCGCCCAGTTGAAGTGCGTCAACGGAGTCTGTGAGTAATATGCCACCGCGGCTACATCACGGCGGCGGGGCGATATCTGCAACACAGCAGTACGTGACGGGAACCTGCGTCAAAGGCTCTCCGATAACCTCGCCGCCACTGGGCTCGCAGGTGCCGGGGGCGTAGGAGATGAGCTCGGCAGTCTTGCTCCCGAGGGCAGCCCCGGGTGGAAGGTTGACGCACGCGTCCGTGAAATTCGACGCGACAGTCATGCTGGCCAGTTCCACCCCGCATGCTTCGTCGGAATAAACGTCGACCCGGGCTTTGCACAAGCCCCCTTGCATCGGGGCGCAGCTGCAGGGCGAGCAGACCCGCTTCTCCTCCGCCTTCTGCCAGCCCTCGTGGCGATCCGGCCACGCGTCAGGGCAAGCTTGCACAGCTAATGACCCGTAGGCGACCAGGCAGAGCCTATAGCCGGGCGGGGTTTCGCGATGCATCGATCAACGCCGTTAGCGCACTGTCCGATCTGCGCGGCCGAGTACTCGATCACCTTCGTGCGCACGGGCGGCGGCAGCGCCTGTCCCTCGGGCGGAAGCGCCGGCTCCGGCAAGCACGGAGCTACAAGGGGCGGCTCCACCCACAAGGACCGGACGCACGGCACACCATCGCATAGGGCCCCCTCCACGATCGGGTTTTCCGAAGTACAGGTTCCGTCCCAGCCAGCGGGAGCATCGAACGGCGTCACGCTCGCCGGAGAATTGTCTTGACAGGCGGTTGATTTTACGTCCCACGCGCTCGGCAGGACGCAACCTGCCTCCGGGGCGACGCAAGAGCAGACCGGACACGCGGGCTCCGCGAACACGACGTCCACCCACCTCACCCAGGCATCGGGGGCGAGCGGCGGGGGCGGCGAATCGGACTCCTTGCCCATCCACACAAACGAGGGCGTGTCGTGCCAGCCACCGCCTCCCTGCGGCACGCACTCTCCAGGACAAGATGATGGCCCTGCATCTGGACCTCCATCGTCTTCGCCGCCATCGGTCTCATCGCCGCCGTCGGCTTCCGCATCATCGCCAGCGTCGGGCGGGCACGTGTACTTGTTCCCCGGCGGCCCGCAGCACGACACCTGCGAGCCCGCGTCATCCAGGCAGATCGTGTACCCGTTGATCGTGTCGTTGAGCTCGCACGCCGCGAGGCCGAGAGCGATCAACACACCGAGGCACGAAGCGAAGGCTGCAGTCGCACGCATCGTGAGCCGAAGCTATCCACGTGCGTCGAGCAGCGTCAACGGCTCGGTCCCGAGAGACAAACCTGCCGTCCCCGTCGTTGTGCTCTCGGAGCTTGCCCAACGGACGTGCAGCGTGCATGCTCCGTACTCCGACAAACCTGGGCTCGAGGCCATGAGCGTCGCATCTCCACGTCGCAGCAAGGCGCCCTCTCTTCTTCTCGGCGCGGCGATCTTGGGGTGCCCTGCAGCGGTTTTTGCCGAGCCTCCCAAGGTGCCGCCGTGGCGCCTCACGTACGTGCGCGATGCGGGCGCTCCCGCGAACTGCCCGGACGAGAAGTACGTGCGGCTCTCGGTCGGCGCCTACCTCGGGTACGATCCGTTCACCGACGATGCGCCTCGTTCCATCTCGGTGAAGGTGGTGCTCGCGCCGCAGCGGCTCGAGGCGCACATCGAGGCACGCGACGAGAGCGGGAGGATCGTCGACACGCAGACGGCATGGGCACCGACGTGGCGCTGCGACATGCTCATCGATCGCGCGGCTGTGTTCCTGCGGGAGATCGTCGATCCGCTCGTGATTCCATCCGCTGAAAAGCCTGCGCCACCCGCAGAAGCTTCGGAGGCGCCGCCGCCGATCCCTATGCCAGATCCGCCTGCCGCACCTCCCATCACTTCGCAGCAACCTGCTCGCCCCACACCCGCAGCGCCGACGCGCTCGCCCTGGATTCCCAAGCTCACGGTGTCGCTCGACGCAGGACCAACGTGGTGGGCCGCTCCGGTGACGGGCATGAGCCTGACGATGGGTGTCGCTGCGCGGTGGCCACGGTTCTCCCTCGGCTTCGAGGGCCGCTACGACATCGCCTGGAGTCTCCCGACGAGGAAGGACGTGCAGGTTTCGCTGACGGCCGGGACCATCCTGGCGTGCGCCTACAAGGATGTTTCCCGAGGCCGCGCCTTCATGCGTGGCTGCATGTTCGGCGGCCTGGGTGGTTTGTCGAGTGATGCTGAACGCATCGCCTTCGATCGCGAGGCCGCCGTCATCGACATCGGCGTGAGGGTTGGCGGAGGCTACTGGCTCTTCGGTCCCGTGGGCATCGAGCTCCACGCAGACGGGGCCTACGTCGCCTACTGGCCGGTGATCCGGATCGACGACGCAGTCGTGTGGCGCATGAAACCTGTCACCGGCGCGCTCCGGCTCGGCCTCGTTGGTCTCCTCGACGTCCTGTGAGACGACGCCCGATGAGGGGTCCGTTCGATTTCTTGGACGCTTGGGCGAGGTCGACTCGTGTTCGAGATGTGGCCGAACAGAACCGCCCTCCTCCGCCCTCCGACAAGTTCACCGCCTTCTGCGTGAAGTACATCTCGACGGTCACGTCGCGCCTCCAGCAGATAGGCGTGCGCAAGGCCGACATCAAGGATGTCACGCAGCGGGTCTTCTTGAAGGTGCACAAGTACTTCGACCAGGTGCCCGCCGAGGGTGTGGAAGCCTGGCTCTTTATGATCTGCGAGCAACAGGCCGCAGAGCACTACCGCCCCCTCTATCAACGCCTCGAGCGCCCCGAGCCAGCGAACTACCCCATGCCCGACGAAGACGACGCGTACGAGCGCCTCGAGCTCGCCCAGTTCGTGGGCCAGGCGCTCAAGGAGATGGATCCCGAGCTCGCCGACATCCTTGTTCGCCATGAAGTCGACGAGCAGT includes:
- the istA gene encoding IS21 family transposase encodes the protein MVEPEIIRQIRDLAARGWGAKRIARELEVARNTVKRYLRGGPEAEVQVRPGRRCLDDDDRAEARQLYAGLAGGNAVVVARELRQRGVEASVRTVQRVVADQRHERFAADAASVRFETDPGQQMQIDFGQKVVRIGGTPTRVHLLVAVLCHSRRLFVKAFLGERQDDWREGIAAAFRHFGGVPRTMLGDNARALVVSRDRETGTVTFHPAYVAFCRDWGVTPRACQPYRARTKGKTESGVKYVKRNGLAEREFASFADLEAHLAAWMVEADRRIHGTTHEPPIVRFERDERQALRPLPARPMPVREQRLRRRVANDALVDVDTIRYSVPHRLVRETVEVALGEHEVRIYRGAELVARHERSFEPYARIIDKAHYAGLWRTQSAPVASASPPSPLEAMGRRLSDYAAVLEEATS
- a CDS encoding tyrosine-type recombinase/integrase translates to MPKRKYILGQPHLLRRRGKNKFWTGWLHGREVSLGTADRVEAQRKLAELAAQRASEEAAAERGGAEARAPAPDPPLLSELALLYAEHCRSPRHTKKTANSYAHRVAFFVEAMEAKNIRRADQVTFKVMSAYVRERSAIVSAATVNRDLTPVRRMFVFAKREGLIAQNPFKHEDFEELKLREARPKPNALALSPKQVDVFLAKADAMSKPGYAALFWLTAGSAVRIDEARHYEASDIDRERGLLTITPKKNWTSKGYRYRDVPISKDTADAAFAFVRTRDTVALDDKAVWNEIQRIRKAAGLPQFSIHDLRRAWASAVHANGASLKQVSVWLGHSSVQVTERYIRVFESDSSGHEFLPR
- a CDS encoding DNA polymerase, with product MPIPEVQRLLARGPGSLPDVLVVDVGALIRWAYDEDPSADIWPTLLEAGQRTHRRLAWIVAGRAVPHPALDHSILDAIEARLVAMFGAAAVLRSSEPLPALLAVVATPGDRVGVVSAGLESRPYELWLLHDGRAHALLDIATGQIWTHSAVAEHLGDPYRLPFLHAIVGTEPGSRPIVKEARNYLEGLCLAAVSGTPFEHAEIPPRVKKALINNKNNIDVEARRLRGEGLTDLAARAGLRLWLDAPSPRASAVGTPGTTYVLAEVDRSSSTIAFKRVSVQHGLQHRAVAGHGPSLSLLKSAVQDDPGRWFIPHALDVLGGMADHGLVLPFAAVDPAYVTFALNPDMPLSITDRCAAALSLSAAARRWLEDAQRDLPFPNAAPDWNDLIEILPLLDRDLSGALRQEGLDDLLEHDIGPTLPVLAKLERQGAWVHIPSGYSSWDDVRRDLQRQLESLQQIFMPLFSDLDPYRAEFEELVLLLKRAHGRLDDDVWSADLSAEDKFNRYVFGGAPEAVALDRARSIATSAFYWQSLLQQAGGRLRGVLAPTATGRWGFHNAPLHNLPKKSIEGKLLRSALCAPPDYILIGCDYDAFEARLLAALSGDPVLLAAANAADMHAEMANRLSGAAPGSVSRDAAKVGVYAIIYGQSLRGFCCRQATFTHQNSTELYQRVEATVASALAYRHAEIGAYAKNKYVKTRGGWRRWAPTKRAAFNTLIQGLGADILRRVLRELDRQLARMDAFIVHQAHDEIIVASRLQCANHVAQLLEGTMKSAATWPPSLLPRPVPLYVKIHRGYRWADLL
- a CDS encoding sigma-70 family RNA polymerase sigma factor — translated: MTTTIPKNIRQEFEKKIRGGIFNPVARFLPDEVREDRLQDAICQVWEMYARYAERGELLDDAILVHACRQRATDPSRYFVHCEGYKRKKDVLDPRNYMEGQVEVLHFGDVADDVEEAPVHLGFAELDTANPTKRIISAISLNEWLETLSPRDRELVELRAAGYDLDESAEKLGTSRFMVCRRIKELGESLAEHAGMLDCVYRRQWKRSAAGEEEAPESGVQVKKTRGRPIKSQAPTSITKDRPSRRVRRAA
- the istB gene encoding IS21-like element helper ATPase IstB, whose translation is MRLRLGYVAERLDALLAEAARTEPTYLDFLDNLLRQEADSKQRKRIAMGIQIAHFPAVKTLEDFDFKFQPSVDHKLVRELATGRFIAQAENVLVFGPPGVGKTHLAIALGRAVVEAGHSVLFTSATALLATLSRAETEGQLAERLLFYTKPKLLIVDELGYLPFERRSAHLFFQLVARRYEKSSTMITTNQVVTQWGTVFGDEVIAAAILDRLLHHSHTLMISGESYRLKQKKKAGLLGGSVSPAK